The Aphis gossypii isolate Hap1 chromosome 3, ASM2018417v2, whole genome shotgun sequence genome includes a region encoding these proteins:
- the LOC114124959 gene encoding uncharacterized protein LOC114124959 has product MITYRLIVFCSFFVIIIPSHVFADKVNNINLSTDFSPESRDVTYPCKCQESKCSCCSGNILQNFNLNIRQRLCTNITYNADDFEFNVRILFNDYTVYNRDVSGRNPRPICVPIFPPAWTRSRVCLKFSNVYFVGRNVHLCLSLEAQTEKKPVFDVDFNCVRMGTQGVALLKPEDGGGLVPPIPQDPADVHVEGTTAVAAVTADQTS; this is encoded by the exons ATGATCACATACCGCCTGATTGTTTTTTGTTCGTTCTTCGTAATTATTATCCCAAGCCACGTGTTTGCTGATAAAgtgaacaatattaatttgtctACAGATTTTTCACCGG AATCAAGGGATGTTACGTATCCGTGCAAATGTCAAGAAAGCAAATGCAGTTGTTGTAGCGGAAACATACTTCAAAACTTTAACCTTAACATACGCCAACGGTTATGCACTAACATAACATATAACGCCGATGACTTTGAATTCAACGTGcgtatattattcaatgattaCACGGTGTACAATAGAGATGTATCGG GTAGAAATCCGCGTCCCATATGCGTGCCGATCTTCCCACCCGCCTGGACCCGGAGCCGGGTGTGCTTAAAGTTCAGCAACGTTTACTTCGTGGGCCGTAACGTCCACTTGTGTTTAAGCCTGGAAGCACAAACCGAGAAAAAACCCGTGTTTGACGTAGACTTTAACTGCGTACGGATGGGCACTCAGGGAGTGGCGTTGCTAAAACCAGAGGATGGTGGTGGTCTAGTGCCACCAATACCTCAAGATCCAGCTGATGTTCACGTCGAGGGAACGACAGCGGTGGCGGCCGTGACGGCAGACCAAACTAGTTGA
- the LOC114124951 gene encoding skeletal aspartic acid-rich protein 1-like codes for MRLSVVFELLLIFLIIAFAAYGRVVPEKKDVWNIGLNNVKDHLKAMGRARQATPQAAPPNRYCACSNLMCNCCRDFSLPVVPIKGPGCASLKYLKGDQMMVTMSFGDKVLRNTTISGKKPKPVCMSLPGGISKFCGRVYGISKEGDQFKACLGLELRALDDVEAALRVSCFRFGPQGMKVEPAQPLPASQTLQGEDEDDEDDDDDDDDDDYGLGGGDDEEEEDDDTVDEDSENDVESTGDYTGFSALSTDFLDSLFGGGGGEEDEADTNVKPTAKPSAVTVKSKITTPSQLTSQQVTSEKQTSAESVTSTSYTVSVVQEPVSSSSEVISEVRPTAASPLDDNPTDRVETVPTPTTNKDKDYEDDDDEDEDEDDGDIVSDIIETAASAVGMSDSEKNSTVATTKSADKQATTEAAAVSAAASSTVGSVPAGKDYDDDDDDDDDDDSYSRRFKHMPVAIVPNDRRGRTHRRMRLSSSDDESTIHFMKKV; via the exons atgcgaCTATCAGTCGTATTCGAATTGCTGTTGATCTTTTTGATCATAGCTTTTGCGGCCTACGGTAGAGTAG ttccGGAAAAAAAAGATGTGTGGAATATtggattaaataatgttaaagatCATTTAAAAGCAATGGGTCGAGCTAGACAAGCTACTCCTCAAGCAGCTCCTCCCAACCGATATTGCGCTTGTTCCAATCTTATGTGTAATTGTTGCAGAGATTTTTCATTGCCAGTAGTTCCTATTAAAGGACcag GTTGTGcatcattgaaatatttaaaaggcGATCAGATGATGGTAACGATGAGCTTTGGGGACAAGGTTTTACGTAACACGACCATATCTGGAAAGAAACCAAAACCCGTGTGCATGTCTCTACCTGGGGGTATATCAAAATTCTGTGGTCGGGTGTATGGTATCTCAAAGGAAGGTGACCAGTTCAAAGCATGTTTGGGGCTTGAGCTTAGAGCTCTCGACGACGTCGAAGCCGCATTGAGGGTGTCATGTTTCCGGTTTGGACCACAAGGAATGAAAGTAGAACCAGCACAACCACTGCCAGCATCGCAGACACTTCAAGGAGAGGATGAAGATGACGAGgatgacgatgacgacgacgatgacgacgattATGGTCTTGGAGGTGGTGATGACGAGGAAGAGGAGGACGACGACACAGTGGATGAGGACTCGGAAAACGACGTGGAATCCACCGGTGATTATACTGGTTTCAGTGCGCTAAGCACAGATTTCCTAGATAGCCTTTTCGGCGGAGGCGGTGGTGAGGAAGATGAGGCAGATACAAATGTCAAACCGACCGCCAAACCCTCTGCGGTTactgtaaaatcaaaaataactaCACCATCACAGTTGACAAGTCAACAGGTGACAAGCGAGAAACAGACGAGCGCTGAATCAGTGACGTCTACTTCGTACACGGTGAGTGTCGTCCAAGAACCGGTATCGTCGTCTTCTGAAGTCATTTCCGAAGTGAGACCAACTGCTGCTTCACCACTCGACGACAATCCTACTGATCGCGTAGAGACTGTGCCTACACCAACGACGAATAAGGACAAGGACTACGAGGACGACGATGACGAGGACGAGGACGAAGACGACGGTGACATCGTGTCGGACATCATCGAAACGGCTGCAAGCGCTGTAGGCATGTCGGATTCTGAAAAGAACTCGACAGTTGCCACGACCAAGTCGGCTGACAAACAAGCTACCACCGAGGCAGCTGCAGTGTCGGCGGCTGCGTCTTCGACCGTCGGTAGCGTACCGGCCGGCAAGGACTACGATGACGATGATGACGATGACGATGATGACGACAGTTACAGCAGGCGTTTCAAGCACATGCCTGTGGCTATTGTGCCCAATGATAGGAGAGGTAGGACACACAGAAGGATGAGATTGTCCTCGTCAGACGACGAGTCGACGATACATTTCATGAAGAAAGTATAG
- the LOC114124953 gene encoding uncharacterized protein LOC114124953 encodes MDILRDFVVFALLLLYIVVKNSFTYTHIWNSKVTGTDHKWYDIYYDVMTRKKIPMVQRFGDRQDELSTARFGSIPCSCQDLTCGCCAQFNIRFFDYNKKGCMNFTYDPFDFAVTGNMFMDDESLYEYKISAKNPPPACLRVPVPYLPSMDMCMKMFDIYTPGRNLHACVNFLTRIEHAEVLVLEFDCFVIGRDGVNLEKYNMTTSTTATPIATAADATTTTTQTYDTTAPDLDITVMEMNAH; translated from the exons ATGGATATTTTACGCGATTTCGTTGTTTTtgctttattattgttgtacattgttgtaaaaaatagttttacgtATACACACATTTGGAATTCAAAAG ttaCAGGCACAGACCATAAGTGGTAcgacatatattatgatgtaatgACACGTAAAAAGATACCAATGGTTCAACGGTTTGGAGATCGACAAGATGAACTAAGTACTGCACGATTTGGAAGTATACCATGTTCATGCCAAGATTTGACGTGTGGTTGTTGTGCACAGTTCAACATACGATTTTtcgattacaataaaaaag GATGTATGAATTTCACTTACGATCCCTTTGACTTTGCAGTCACAGGCAACATGTTTATGGACGACGAGTCATTGTACGAGTACAAGATATccg CTAAAAATCCACCGCCAGCATGTCTACGAGTTCCTGTGCCGTACTTACCGTCAATGGATATGTGCATGAAAATGTTTGACATTTACACGCCCGGTAGAAACTTGCATGCGTGCGTCAATTTCCTCACGCGCATTGAACACGCCGAAGTGCTCGTGTTAGAATTCGATTGTTTCGTGATTGGTCGTGACGGTGTGAACCtagaaaagtataatatgaccACGTCTACAACTGCCACCCCCATTGCAACCGCTGCCGATGCTACTACCACGACAACACAGACGTACGACACGACGGCGCCCGACCTGGACATCACTGTCATGGAGATGAATGCGCACTAA
- the LOC114124952 gene encoding uncharacterized protein LOC114124952, with the protein MDHRRSTTTWWCALAVMACTVAACTGANIPPSSTVTDLLWTGLNGVIQPRSGLKADSKQVPEKRCECQSPELKSCVCCLRMSLPFLDLTTSPGCVKFKYVPDIESIAVNVTYGKGNVQNGVIKGNNPEPVCMDVLVGFGQLCARFVGNSSTPKDFDGCLKLESTLLNEVQNSIPMGCFKMDQNRLIFNSTVIDIPEEQSNNSTESGEEESEEEGEEGVDPSEEALIQAFGETAVQGVTWLVQAMGLNLNQSNNTGATTASNGVTGQQPPTPPNV; encoded by the exons ATGGATCATCGTCGTTCAACTACAACGTGGTGGTGCGCCTTGGCCGTGATGGCGTGCACCGTTGCAGCGTGTACTGGCGCCAACATACCGCCGTCGTCTACCGTCACGG ACTTGCTATGGACCGGACTGAATGGCGTCATCCAGCCGAGGAGCGGACTCAAAGCCGACTCGAAACAAGTGCCGGAGAAACGGTGCGAGTGCCAAAGTCCGGAGCTCAAGTCGTGCGTGTGCTGCTTGAGAATGAGTCTACCTTTCTTGGACTTGACCACGTCTCCAG GGTGTGTCAAGTTCAAATACGTGCCAGACATCGAGTCGATAGCTGTGAACGTGACTTACGGTAAAGGCAACGTCCAGAACGGCGTCATTAAGG GAAATAATCCAGAACCTGTGTGTATGGACGTGCTGGTCGGATTCGGTCAACTGTGCGCTCGATTCGTGGGTAACTCATCTACGCCAAAAGACTTCGACGGTTGTTTAAAGTTAGAGTCCACCTTATTAAACGAAGTGCAAAACTCAATTCCCATGGGATGCTTTAAAATGGACCAAAATCgattaattttcaactctaC aGTAATCGATATACCGGAAGAGCAGTCCAACAATAGCACAGAATCGGGTGAAGAAGAGAGTGAAGAAGAAGGCGAAGAAGGTGTAGACCCCAGCGAAGAGGCGTTAATACAGGCATTTGGAGAGACGGCCGTGCAGGGTGTCACTTGGCTGGTCCAAGCCATGGGACTGAACCTTAACCAATCCAACAATACCGGAGCCACCACTGCCTCAAACGGTGTAACTGGCCAACAACCACCTACTCCTCCGAatgtttaa